The window CATGACGGCATGCTGATTGAGGCCGCCGCCGGGCTGTTGGACGACGCGTCGCCGGAGGCGCGCATCCGCGCCGAAGTTGAAGAGGAAACCGGCTATTTCGTGCATAACGTGGAGAAAGTGTTTGAGGCGTACATGAGCCCTGGCTCGGTCACCGAAAAGCTGCACTTTTTCGTCGGTGAATATCAGGCGAACGATCGCCTCAACGAGGGCGGCGGGCTGGCGGCGGAGGGCGAGGATCTGGAGGTGCTCGAGCTGCCGCTGGCGCAGGCCCTGCAGGCGGTTCGTCAGGGTACGATCGTTGACGCCAAAACCATCATGCTGCTGCAGTTTGTCGCCTTGAACCGGACGTTGGAGGAAGAATGATGAAAGCACAACAAATCTTGATCGCCGGCCCCTATCGCAGCGGCACCGATGGCGATCCGCAGCGTATCGCCGCCAATCTGGCGCGCCTGGAACAGGCGGCGCTGGCGGTTTACCAGCGGGGGCACGTGCCGGTGATCGGCGAGTGGCTGGCGCTGCCTTTGGCGGCCGCGGCCGGTTCCACTCAGGTTGGCGATGCGGTCAGCGAGGCGTTTCTTTATCCGGTGGCTCACCGACTGATTGCGCAGTGTCAGGCGGTGTATCGCATCGAAGGGGCGTCTGCGGGGGCCGATAACGACGTGCGGTTGGCTAACGAATGGGGATTGACGGTCTATCGTCATCTGGAGGAAATCCCGTCTGTTCAGGCGTAACGGAGGGGCGGGCAGAGGCTCGCCCCCTCGCGCTATTGCTCGTCCAGCACCAACCTCAACCCGGCGATCAGCTTGTCCATGCCGGCTTCCAGCTTGCT of the Serratia marcescens subsp. marcescens ATCC 13880 genome contains:
- a CDS encoding NUDIX domain-containing protein; the protein is MIATKDRVRIVETRVLSDDWYLLKKNTFDFLRRDGVWQRQSRETYDRGDGAVILLFNRQAKTVILTRQFRFPVFVNGHDGMLIEAAAGLLDDASPEARIRAEVEEETGYFVHNVEKVFEAYMSPGSVTEKLHFFVGEYQANDRLNEGGGLAAEGEDLEVLELPLAQALQAVRQGTIVDAKTIMLLQFVALNRTLEEE